The window TACTGCCTGGTATGGACAAAGTGTATTGCAGAGTTTGCATCCTGAACATTTGTCCTCGTCCACCTCAGAGGTGGCAGCCTCGACCTCGATCTTCTCACGAGTTATCATAGAAAGGACAGCACTTGAGGCAGCTGACGCCTGCGCGACGGTATCAGGGATGTCTTTCGGAGACTGGCAGCCTCCCACGACAAAGACTCCATCTGTGGCCGTTGCAACCGGACCGAGCTTGGGATGTTTCTCTATTATGAACCCATCCTTGCCAATACTGACACTGCAGAGTTTCGCCAGCTCGGGAAGCGTTTCGGAACCCTCCAGTCCTGTACTGAGGACGACCATGTCCAAAGGGATCCTCCTCACGGTGCCGACCAGAGTATCCTCTACTGACACTACCAGCTTACCCTTCTCGGCCTCTGTGACAGGTACCTTTGTTATTTCAGCTACCTTGCCACGCACGAACCGTACATCTTCACTGAGAAGCCTGTCATAGAACTCCTCGTATCCTTTTCCGAAACATCTCATATCGATGTAGAATTCGTAGACCTCGGCGTCTATCTTCTCCTTTATAAGGTGAGCGTATTTAAGCGAATACATGCAGCAGACCCTTGAGCAGTATTCGTTTTGACGTTTGTCCCTGCTCCCGACGCAATGAACGATACCGATCGATTTCGGTTCGCTGCCGTCAGCCATCAGGATATTTCCTCCTGTCGAACCAGACGCACAGTTCATAACTTCAAATTCAAGAGCGGTCATCACGTTGTCGAGCTTACCGTAACCGTATCTCTTCACTTTCGCCGGATTGAAAGTCTTGAATCCAGCGGCGATGATTATGTTCCCGACTTCGAATTCGACTATCTCATCGGTCATATCATATTTAATGGCGTCTCGTTCACATTCCTTCGCGCATATTCCGCAGGCGCCTGAATCATTCTTGAAATAGAGGCAGGTGTCCCTGTCTATCACCGGTATAGCTGGCACAGCCTGCATGAACGGCATATAGATCGAGGTCGTCGGGCCAAGAGAAAGTTTTTCATGTACGTTCCCCTTCCTCGGCACTCTCGAACTCGGGCACTTGGACCAGCATGCACCGCATCCGTTGCAGAGTTCCGAGTCGACATACCTTGCCTTTTTCCTTACCTTGATGTTGAAATTACCGACATATCCACTGACGTCCTCTACCTCCGAATACGACAACAGTTCGATAT of the Candidatus Latescibacterota bacterium genome contains:
- a CDS encoding CoB--CoM heterodisulfide reductase iron-sulfur subunit A family protein yields the protein MSVRIGVYLCHCGANIAGKVDIDAVADFARGLENVTLVKDYKFMCSDPGQALVQKDLEDKLVDRVVVASCSPLMHENTFRKTVERGGLNPYLFTMTNIREQCSWVHIDVDKTTEKAKDLVAASVRRAFLLEPLTKKEVPINPRTLVIGGGIAGIQAALDLAEAGKEVVLVEKEPSIGGHMAKFDKTFPTLDCSACILTPRMVSVGQHSNIELLSYSEVEDVSGYVGNFNIKVRKKARYVDSELCNGCGACWSKCPSSRVPRKGNVHEKLSLGPTTSIYMPFMQAVPAIPVIDRDTCLYFKNDSGACGICAKECERDAIKYDMTDEIVEFEVGNIIIAAGFKTFNPAKVKRYGYGKLDNVMTALEFEVMNCASGSTGGNILMADGSEPKSIGIVHCVGSRDKRQNEYCSRVCCMYSLKYAHLIKEKIDAEVYEFYIDMRCFGKGYEEFYDRLLSEDVRFVRGKVAEITKVPVTEAEKGKLVVSVEDTLVGTVRRIPLDMVVLSTGLEGSETLPELAKLCSVSIGKDGFIIEKHPKLGPVATATDGVFVVGGCQSPKDIPDTVAQASAASSAVLSMITREKIEVEAATSEVDEDKCSGCKLCNTLCPYQAVKFDEEKEVSVVNEALCKGCGTCVAGCPSGAISAKHFEDRQIFAEIEGIFSGGL